In one window of Bradyrhizobium sp. AZCC 1721 DNA:
- a CDS encoding methyl-accepting chemotaxis protein, with the protein MSVALRSQTATTAKQPAKSAGAEDESDVSALIARLTAEVNQVACEKTKSIQKITNQMKMLALNALIESSRAGAQGAGFAVVAQEVRNVGQQVETIARELESQLTNRTGNLMNSIAQMANRSRGERMVDLSLNAIELIDRNLYERTCDVRWWATDSAVVDCAAAPQAAAVSHVSERMAVILGAYTVYLDLWLCDLNGNVLANGRADRFNVIGQNVAQTKWFRAARALRSGDDYAVGDVECQPLLGNAQVVTYCASVREGGKAHGRPTGVLAIHFDWEPQARAIVQGVRVGAADKARVLLVDSNFRVIAASDGQGLLTERISLPLEGRRSGFHQDRSGGLVAFHATPGYETYKGLGWFGVIQAGAT; encoded by the coding sequence ATGTCCGTCGCGCTTCGCTCCCAAACCGCAACGACTGCAAAACAGCCGGCAAAATCAGCGGGCGCCGAGGACGAATCCGACGTTTCCGCGCTGATCGCGAGATTGACCGCCGAGGTCAACCAGGTCGCCTGCGAGAAGACCAAGTCGATCCAGAAGATCACCAACCAGATGAAGATGCTGGCGCTGAACGCGCTGATCGAGAGTTCGCGCGCCGGCGCGCAAGGTGCGGGCTTTGCGGTGGTGGCGCAGGAAGTCCGCAATGTCGGCCAGCAGGTCGAGACGATTGCCCGCGAGCTCGAAAGCCAGCTCACCAACCGGACCGGCAATCTGATGAATTCGATCGCGCAGATGGCCAACCGCTCGCGCGGCGAGCGCATGGTCGATTTGTCGCTCAACGCCATTGAGCTGATCGACCGCAACCTCTATGAGCGCACCTGCGACGTGCGCTGGTGGGCAACCGATTCCGCCGTGGTCGATTGCGCGGCCGCGCCGCAGGCTGCCGCCGTCAGCCACGTGTCGGAACGGATGGCGGTGATCCTCGGCGCCTATACCGTCTATCTCGATCTCTGGCTCTGCGATCTCAACGGCAATGTGCTGGCCAATGGCCGCGCGGATCGTTTCAACGTAATCGGCCAGAACGTGGCGCAGACCAAGTGGTTTCGCGCCGCGCGCGCCTTGCGCTCCGGCGACGATTACGCCGTCGGCGACGTCGAATGCCAGCCCCTGCTCGGCAACGCTCAGGTCGTGACCTACTGCGCCAGCGTCCGCGAAGGCGGCAAGGCGCACGGCAGACCGACCGGCGTGCTGGCCATTCATTTCGACTGGGAACCCCAAGCCCGCGCCATCGTCCAGGGCGTACGCGTCGGCGCGGCCGACAAGGCGCGCGTGCTGCTGGTCGATTCGAATTTCCGGGTGATCGCGGCGTCCGACGGCCAGGGCCTGCTCACCGAACGCATCTCGCTTCCATTGGAAGGGCGACGCTCCGGCTTCCATCAGGACCGCTCCGGTGGACTTGTAGCGTTCCACGCCACGCCCGGCTACGAGACCTATAAGGGCCTTGGTTGGTTCGGCGTGATCCAGGCCGGCGCGACGTAA